A region from the Fundulus heteroclitus isolate FHET01 unplaced genomic scaffold, MU-UCD_Fhet_4.1 scaffold_68, whole genome shotgun sequence genome encodes:
- the LOC105923194 gene encoding uncharacterized protein LOC105923194 isoform X1 has protein sequence MAHWMLKVFVFIFIFLSSTLSYAFKVIQPKFQNVNPDKTAIISCEHDAKNFRLQDVRLFRISQNGKTVMVAQKGNDSTKSIAMFHENPSKFVFILLNVGAEEMESTFQCNITVEMGHVDHTRNGTPTKLMPAERAPLCSSPPPPSQSNELTWILIGVLALVLLYSCVITCLCAIRTKNTKAVENSTYVVMKPPLQQSQYEDVYHMQMPPA, from the exons ATGGCACACTGGATGTTGAAGGTTTTTGTcttcatatttattttcctgagCTCCACATTGAGCTATG CTTTTAAAGTGATCCAGCCCAAGTTTCAGAACGTTAACCCAGACAAAACAGCCATTATCAGCTGTGAACATGATGCAAAGAATTTTCGCCTTCAGGATGTTCGACTGTTCAGAATTTCACA GAATGGCAAAACAGTGATGGTCGCCCAGAAAGGAAATGATTCCACCAAAAGTATTGCCATGTTTCATGAGAATCCctcaaagtttgttttcattttactgAACGTCGGAGCAGAAGAAATGGAATCCACCTTTCAGTGTaacataacagtggaaatgggACATGTGGATCACACCAGAAACGGAACACCAACCAAACTAATGCCAG CAGAAAGGGCCCCTCTGTGTTCTagccctcctcctccctctcagTCTAACGAGCTCACATGGATTTTGATTGGAGTGCTGGCTCTGGTGCTCCTGTACAGCTGTGTAATCACTTGCCTCTGTGCCATACGGACG AAAAACACCAAAGCTGTTGAGAACTCCACTTATGTGGTAATGAAGCCTCCTCTTCAGCAGAGTCAGTATGAAGATGTCTATCATATGCAAATGCCTCCTGCTTAG
- the LOC118561613 gene encoding trace amine-associated receptor 4-like, giving the protein MMKKLQVSTVYCLVLPNMMEDSELCFPEFFNSSCRRLNRPHFEVMLMYVVLSFISGLIAFLNLLVIISISHFRQLHTPTNLLLLSLASSDFSVGLLLVFQIVLIDGCWLFGDIMCTVYEYLCYVITSVSIGTMVLISVDRYVAICYPLHYSTKITQGRVKICIFLCWICSLIFQSLILMDNLKQPGRYNSCVGECPFVINYIAGFADLAFSFVLPITIIVGLYIRLFMVAVSQSRAMHSHIAAVTLRHPVRAKTSQVKATKTLGLVVLVFLLCMCPYYCVALTGEDNPVRALSATLVLCLFFFNSCLNPIIYAFFYPWFRKSIKLIFTLQIFQHGSSDTNM; this is encoded by the exons ATGATGAAAAAACTGCAGGTTTCCACAGTTTACTGTCTTGTTCTGCCAAACATGATGGAGGACTCTGAGCTCTGCTTCCCAGAGTTCTTTAACTCTTCCTGCAGGAGGCTGAATCGTCCTCACTTTGAGGTTATGCTTATGTACGTTGTGCTATCCTTCATCTCTGGCCTCATTGCATTTCTCAACTTGCTGGTCATCATCTCTATCTCACACTTCAG GCAGCTTCACACTCCAACCAACCTCCTCCTTCTCTCATTGGCCAGCTCAGACTTTTCTGTGGGCCTCTTATTGGTTTTTCAAATTGTGCTCATAGATGGCTGCTGGTTATTTGGTGATATTATGTGTACCGTGTATGAATATTTATGTTATGTTATCACCTCTGTATCGATAGGAACCATGGTGCTCATATCTGTTGACCGATATGTTGCCATTTGTTACCCTCTGCATTACTCCACCAAAATCACACAAGGCAGAGTAAAAATCTGCATCTTCCTATGCTGGATTTGTTCTTTGATTTTTCAGAGTCTGATTCTGATGGACAACCTAAAACAGCCAGGGAGGTACAACTCTTGTGTTGGCGAGTGTCCCTTTGTCATTAACTACATAGCAGGATTTGCAGATCTTgcgttttcttttgttcttccaATCACCATCATTGTAGGTTTGTATATCAGATTGTTTATGGTAGCCGTGTCTCAGTCTCGAGCCATGCATTCTCACATTGCAGCCGTCACACTGAGACATCCAGTTAGAGCTAAAACATCCCAGGTCAAGGCAACAAAAACTCTTGGCCTTGTAGTATTAGTGTTTCTGCTGTGCATGTGCCCATATTATTGTGTTGCTCTTACAGGAGAAGATAACCCTGTGAGAGCATTATCTGCCACACTTGTAttatgcttgtttttctttaactcCTGCTTAAACCCCATCATCTATGCCTTTTTTTACCCATGGTTCAGAAAATCCATTAAGCTCATATTTACTCTTCAGATATTCCAGCATGGCTCCTCTGACACCAACATGTAG
- the LOC105923194 gene encoding uncharacterized protein LOC105923194 isoform X2, whose product MAHWMLKVFVFIFIFLSSTLSYAFKVIQPKFQNVNPDKTAIISCEHDAKNFRLQDVRLFRISQNGKTVMVAQKGNDSTKSIAMFHENPSKFVFILLNVGAEEMESTFQCNITVEMGHVDHTRNGTPTKLMPERAPLCSSPPPPSQSNELTWILIGVLALVLLYSCVITCLCAIRTKNTKAVENSTYVVMKPPLQQSQYEDVYHMQMPPA is encoded by the exons ATGGCACACTGGATGTTGAAGGTTTTTGTcttcatatttattttcctgagCTCCACATTGAGCTATG CTTTTAAAGTGATCCAGCCCAAGTTTCAGAACGTTAACCCAGACAAAACAGCCATTATCAGCTGTGAACATGATGCAAAGAATTTTCGCCTTCAGGATGTTCGACTGTTCAGAATTTCACA GAATGGCAAAACAGTGATGGTCGCCCAGAAAGGAAATGATTCCACCAAAAGTATTGCCATGTTTCATGAGAATCCctcaaagtttgttttcattttactgAACGTCGGAGCAGAAGAAATGGAATCCACCTTTCAGTGTaacataacagtggaaatgggACATGTGGATCACACCAGAAACGGAACACCAACCAAACTAATGCCAG AAAGGGCCCCTCTGTGTTCTagccctcctcctccctctcagTCTAACGAGCTCACATGGATTTTGATTGGAGTGCTGGCTCTGGTGCTCCTGTACAGCTGTGTAATCACTTGCCTCTGTGCCATACGGACG AAAAACACCAAAGCTGTTGAGAACTCCACTTATGTGGTAATGAAGCCTCCTCTTCAGCAGAGTCAGTATGAAGATGTCTATCATATGCAAATGCCTCCTGCTTAG